A region of the Fusobacteria bacterium ZRK30 genome:
TAGGATCTCTAAATCCCCCATAACTCTAGACATTATCGTCCCTGTTTTAGCATTATCATAGTAAGACAGAGATAACTTCTGTAAATGACGAAATAATTTATTTCTCATATCGTACCTTATATTTACCCCCATCTTGTGGCCATAATAGGTCACTATATAGGCTAAGACAGCTCTTACTCCCTGGAGTGCCGCTAAAGTTAATATCAAAATTATAAAAAATTTATAATTTCTATTTGGCAGCTCTACGTCTATTATCCTCTGGGTAAATACCGGAAACGCCAAATCTATCATTGCCATAAAAAATGCACTTGTAAAATCCAAGATAAACAATTTTTTATGGGGTTTAAAATGTTCAAAAATATCCGTTAATTTCATCTTTCCTCCTTGTATAATCAAATAAATAAGCAACGCGGCGTTGCACCCAAACATGCATAACCTATATTTTTATAATCTTTTATCTCAAGATTCTTAGGTTATATAACAATCTTTATCTCAAAGTTATTAATTTACATGGTAAATTTTTATCTCAAAATTCCTATGTTTACTCAGTAAATTAATAGTATTTTGGTAGTCCTCCTTTCAGGTACGATTCCCTGGATAGTAAAAAATTTTTACAATATTTCATAATACACAGTATATAACAAGATCTCTCCTATGTTAACCTTATTTCGTATAATTTTAGGGTCTAAAACTTAAAATACTAAAAACAAATACTTTATCTTATTTTCACCTAAATAAACAATACTAAAGTATTTTTTTTTAGATAATTCTTTACATCTCCAAAAAACCATGTTATTATCTAAAAAAATTATTAAGCGAGGAAGATCTATGAGAAACTTTGAATTCAGACAATTAAATATAATGATGATGCTTTGGAAGGGTTTGTAACTTAAATTATTTAATTTAAGGGCAGACTCATTTTGTATTAAATTACATGAGTCTGCCAAACATCTTTCAAGCAATTACGAAAGCCTGTGGTAGACGCCACAGGCTTTTTTTATTAGCTAGGAAATTACAGATTAATACATAACCTAAATTTTAAAAGGAGATAAAATTATGATTCAGATTAAAAATATCAGAAAAACTTACACCAGCAATAATATCAGTGTAGACGCACTAAAAAATATCAGCTTAGACATTGAAAAAGGAGATTTCTACGGAATTATCGGTCTCAGTGGGGCTGGAAAATCGACTCTTATAAGACTTTTAAATAGATTAGAGGAACCAACCAGCGGAGAGATCATAGTGGATAAAAAAGATATTCTAGGTTTTAATAATTTCGAACTTCAGGAATACAGGAAGAAAACAGGGATGATCTTTCAGCACTTTAACCTCATGAATTCTAGGAGTGTAGGAGGTAATATAGCATTTGCACTGGAAGTAGCTAATTATCCCAAGGAAAAGATAAAACCCAGAATTATCGAACTCCTAAAATTAGTAGAATTAGAAGATAAGATCCACAGCTATCCGGCCCAGTTATCCGGAGGACAAAAACAAAGAGTCGCTATCGCCAGAGCCCTGGCTAACCATCCAAAAGTTCTTCTTTCAGATGAAGCCACCAGTGCATTGGATCCAAAAACCACCAAGAATATCTTGAACTTATTAAAAGATATCCAAAAAAAATTAAATTTAACTATCATCCTCATAACCCATCAAATGGAAGTTATCAGAGATTCATGCAATAAAGTAGCAGTTTTAGATGGAGGGAATGTTGTAGAGGTAGGAGAGGTTACAAATATATTTTCCAATCCTCAGACTATAATTACCCAGGAATTTATAAAACATCTGATTCCAGAGGAGGAGGAAGAAGTTGCATTCAGTCAGAAGATAGGCAGAAAGATAATAAAAATCTCCTACATAGGAGCAACTATTGATAAACCTATTATTTCTCAGCTCATTAGAAAGTTTGATATAGATATAAGTATCCTGGCTGGGAGTATCAATAAACTAGTTACTAACAGTGTCGGTTATCTTATATTGGAATTAAATGGTGAGATGGAAAAACAATTAAAAAGTATCAAATGGCTAAAACAAAATAAATTAGGAATTGAGGTGTTATACAATGGATAAAATTATAAGTCTGCTCTTACCAGCATTTAACGAAACTATATATATGGTGTTCTTTTCAGTGATCTTTTCCCTACTCATAGGTATCCCCATGGGAATATTATTATATGTCACAAAACCTGATAATATTCTGCCTATGAACAAATTAAATAAAGTTTTAGATCTTATCATAAACATAGGAAGATCCTTTCCATTTATCATATTGATGATCTTAGTTTTACCTATATCACGATTTATTATCGGAACAACTATTGGCTCTACAGCCAGTATTGTACCCCTCTCTGTCTCAGCAGCTCCATTTGTTGCGAGAATCATAGAGGGAGCTGTCAGCGAAGTGGATAGAGGTATTATCGAAGCTTCTATCTCATTAGGGGCATCTAAATTTGAAATTATCACCAAAGTATTGATCCCAGAGGCACTTCCAAGTCTTATTCACGGGATCACCCTGACTATAATTAATTTAATTGGATATTCTGCCATGGCAGGAGCCATTGGAGGAGGTGGTTTAGGAGATGTAGCAATCAGATATGGATACCAGAGGTTCCAGGTAGATATAATGATCATATCGGTTATCAGTATAATAATACTGGTTCAAATAGTTCAATTTACAGGAAATAGTATTGTCAGTAAGATCTCGGCCAGAAGAAAATAAAAGTATTTTCGACATAGCCACTAATGGACACTAATATTCACGAAAGAGAGATTAATACGAAGAGATAAGAATAGAAAGAATAGAAAGAGACACAAAGATTAAGTATTTTAATTGGAATTAATTGGTGTAAATCAGTGGCAAAAAGAAAAAGATTTTAAACTTATCTTTCTAAGTTATTAGTTTCGCCATAGGCGGACAGGGAGGAATTTATTATGAAAAAAATTATATTATTATTAACGCTTATTGCTATATTTATAGGTTGTGGAAAAAAAGAAGCAGCAGAAAACAATGTACTTAGAGTAGGAGCATCACCGTCTCCCCATGCTGAAATTTTAAACCTTATAAAAGATGATCTGGCCAAAGATGGAGTCCAGCTTGAAACTGTTGAATTTACTGATTATGTTACTCCAAATCAAGCTCTAAATGACGGTGAGATAGATGCTAACTTTTTCCAGCATCTACCATATTTAGAATCGTTCTCAAAGGACAGAGGATTAGATCTAAGTTCTGTTGGAGGAGTATTTGTATCTCCCCTAAGCCTTTTTTCAGATAAGATAAAAGATATAAGTGAGCTAGAAGAGGGGGCTACTATTGCTATCCCAAATGATCCATCCAATGGTGGAAGAGCACTAATCATATTAGAAAAAACTGGCCTTATAAAATTAGATCCTAATGCCGGATTAAGAGCAACAGTACTGGATATCACAGAAAATCCTAAAAAATTAAACTTTAAAGAGCTCGATGCAGCCCAGCTACCTAGATCTTTACAGGATGTAGATTGTGCATTTATCAATGGGAACTATGCTTTAGATGCTGGTATCGATCCTGTAAATGATGCTATATTGAGAGAGGGGAAAGACTCACCTTACGCCAATATTGTAGCAGTTAAAACAGAAAATAAAGGAGATGAAAAAGTAGAAGCATTAATGAGAGCACTTCACAGCGAAAAAGTAAAAAACTTTATCACCGATAAATATAAGGGTATTATAGCACCAACATTTTAACAAAAAAATATACCTCTATTCTAAATAATCAGAAATTTATTAAAGAAGGCGAAAGCCTTCTTTAATATTCAAATTAATAAAAAAAAGAGGCTTTTCACCTCTCTTAAATCTTGAATTCAAGTCTGTCCTATCACTATTTTACTCTTTTAACTCCCCATACAGCTCCCCATATTAAGATCAAAAGACTCCCGGGAATCAAAAATACCCTTATCTTTATAAAAAATAAAGTCAAACCACTAAAAACCGGCCCCAATACAATTATAAATGTAGGAACACAGCAGGCAAACCCTCCTAAAAAACTTGCAAATACACCTAAAAATCCAGTTTTCATCCCCAGAGAGCAGCTCCCGGGGTGTTTCTTGGCATACAATGCTGTAGATATATTGATAAAGATTAACCCCGATAAAATAAGCCCTAATAATATATTTAATGGAGAAATAGCCATATAGATGTTTTTGCCTGAGACCACTCCTACAGCCTCCCAAATAAAAGTACTTTTCATTTTAAAGATCACATCTTCCCACTTAGAAAGAAAAAATATTCCTCTCTCAATACCGCTTCCTAAAGATATATCTCCTACACTATAGAGATATAACATAAAATAGATCAGTCCCGATAAAAATCCAACCCTTCTAGCACCCTTATCCCTTAATATTTTATTCAAACTTGTCATCTGAATCACCTACCAATTGGGTATTTGGGTAAAAAGCATACCAGGCAAACCAGAATGCATCCATTCCTTCGTAGTGAGCAAGATGATGTTTCCCGGATTTTCCTTTTGAATTCCACACCCTTTTCTCTATATTATCTACTATCTTTCCGTCTCTCACCTCAAACTTCAGATCATCCCCTTGAAATTCCCGGGAAAATCCTCGTACTGTATCAAGTTCTTCATCATAGAAGAGAACTGCCTTTATCTCTTTTATATCTATATTTACTACCTTTTTTCTCTTCACTTGATCCCAGGATACCGCTGCCTGACTTTCCTTCCCTATAAGTCCCCGAACCATAGTTTTAGGATTTAATCTATCACTCTTTGCCATGAGCGGGAAAAAGGCTCCTCCTTTATTGTAATAACTGTTTTTATCTGAAAAATCTCCATAGGGGTCCTGCTGATAATTTCGTATAGCTCCTGTCCTTTGGGACAGTATATATGCATCGGGATAATTCTTTTTAACTCTGTCCCATTTGGTCCATACCAAAGGAAACTGATCTAACTCCTCTCCTTTCCTCTTCCCATCTATGGATACTCCCATTATCTGTGGCCAGAGACTTTTCGTTTTTCTGTCATACATTACCAAATTGCTGTTTAAAAGCTTTCCCGAAACTCCCATTGTAGTTCCTGATATTTTATAACCAATTACTGTAGATGTAAGGGGACAGTAAGTTATAACCACCTCTTCCCCTGCCACCTTATCATTGATAATCTCATGCCACACCAAAATTTTTTGAGGAATAATTTTTATAAAATCATTACCTTCCCAGACAAAAACCCTGTCACCATCTCTCATAAATTTTTTACTGTCTCTCACCTTTATATATTTAGGTGCTCCTATTGCCGGTATCCCGTCTCTAGGGACACCTCCACTTAAAATATTTTTATTCAGTTCTTCAAAACTATAACCAAAAGTAATTATCGAATAAAAAATAAATATATATAACTTCAACAAGATAATCATCTCCCTCTTAAATTTTATAAACCTTTATATAGTAATACAAAGAATAAAATTTTATCCTTCCTAGGGATTTTTCCCATTTTAATAAAATTTATAAACGAATTAAAATAGAAAGATTTGATTATGAACTTTAGAAAATAAATAAACAACGTGACGTTGCATCCAAATTTCTATACTTAAAAAAAAGGAGCTGAAATTTCAGCTCCTTTCCATATATTTATATAATTTTTATTATTTAATAGTTATTACTTTTAAAGTGTTTGTAGTTCCCGGCTTATATAACTCTTCTCCACAAGATAATACTACTACATCTCCTGCTACTGCCTCTACATATCTCTTAGATATGATTTGTGCAAATCCTGCAAATGCTTCGATAGTCTTTACATCATCATCGATTGCTGAATCTGTATTCATAACTGGGTAAACACCCTTAGTAAGCATAAGTTGGTTAGCTGTAGTCTCATTATTTGTAAGAGCTACAATGTGTGCTGATGGGAAGTATTTTCTTAAGTTTCTAGCTGCTCTACCAGTTTCAGTTGCTACGAAAATTAATTTAGCGTTTAACGTCTCTGCTACTTCTACAGTTCCTTTAGAAACTGCTTCAGTTATACTCATATCTCCTCTGAAATCATGGTGAACATATCCCATTACTGAATCAGTTTTTTTACAGATTTGTGCCATTGTAGATACAGCTTCTACTGGATATTTACCCTTAGCTGTTTCTCCTGAAAGCATTACTGCATCTGTACCATCTAAGATTGCATTGGCTACGTCTCCTGCTTCTGCTCTAGTTGGTCTTGGGTTTTGGATCATTGAATCTAACATTTGTGTAGCTGTAATTACCATCTTTCCAGCTTCGTTACATTTGTCGATCATCATTTTTTGTGCAAATGGAACCTCTTCTACAGGTATCTCTACCCCTAAGTCTCCTCTAGCTACCATGATTGCGTTAGATAGTTCTAAGATCTCATCAAAGTTATCAACACCCTCTTGGTTTTCTATCTTAGATATAATTTGGATCTTAGCTCCTCCATTTTCATCTAAAACTTTTCTTACTGCTCTTACATCATCAGCTTTTCTGATAAATGAAGCTGCTACAAAATCTACTCCTTGTTCGCAACCAAATTTAAGGTCGTTGATGTCTTTTTCTGATAATGCTGGTAAGTTTACAGATACACCTGGTAAGTTCACACCTTTGTTTTCTCCTAAAGCTCCAGTATTATTTACAGTACAGATTACCTTGTTTCCAGTAACTTCTTTAACTGTAAGTCCTACTAAACCATCATCTAATAAGATTGTATTTCCAGCTTTTAAATCCTCTGTTAACCCTTTATATGTAACTGCTACTATATCCTTGTTTCCAATGATAGTTTCGTCAGTTGTAATTGTAAATTCTTGACCTGCTTCTAAGATTACGTCATCTCCACCTTCTAATTTGATAGTTCTGATCTCAGGTCCCTTTGTATCTAAAAGGATAGCTGCTTTAATTCCAGTTTCCTTTATTACTTCTCTCATTGTATCTATTCTGCCACCATGTTCAACATAGTTTCCATGGGAAAAATTTAATCTCATTACATTCATTCCAGCTTTTAATAAGCTAGTTAACATTTCCTTTGATTCTGATTTTGGACCAATGGTACATACGATTTTCGTTTTTTTCATTCTTCTCCTCCTGAATTTGTAAAAATTATTATAAATGAGCTTCTGCTCAGCATTATATTATTTAGTTAAGATATGAGCTAATTCAATATCTTTTCTTTTTTGAGTATCATCTACGATTCCATTCCATGCATAATCGATGAATTTTGTAGTTATCTTATTACTCTCAGAACAAATCATCATTCCACTTTCTCCTGCCATAAGTTCTTTTATAGCTTTAGCACCCATTTTTGTTGCTAATACTCTATCGAATGCAGATGGTGATCCCCCTCTTTGAATATGTCCTAATACAGTTATTCTAAGCTCTGTATCCACAATTTTCTTTAAATCTTTTCCGATTTCATAGGCTGACCCCACTCCTTCAGAAACTAAGATAATGTCATGTAATTTACCCATAGCTCTTCTCTCTTTTATAACATCAGCTATATCTTGCACTGTATCCTTTGCTTCTGGTATGAAGAATCCGTCTCCTCCAGCAGCTAATGATGCATATAGTGCTAAATCTCCTGCATCTCTTCCCATTACTTCTACTAAGTAAGTTCTCTCATGGGAAGTAGCAGTATCTCTCAATCTAACCATAGCTTCTATGATTATATTTAAAGTTGTATCATATCCAATTGTAAAATCTGTTCCGATAATATCATTGTCTATTGTCCCTGGAATTCCAATAACCTTAATTCCATGTTCCTTGTATAAAAGATCCGCTCCATGAAACGATCCGTCTCCACCAATAACAACAAGCCCCTCTATCTCATGAGCCTTTAAATTATCAGCAGCAATTTTTCTTACCTCTGGATCTTTAAATTCAGGCAATCTAGCACTTAAAAGTACCGTTCCCCCTCTATCTATAATTCCACTTACATCCGAACTAGTCATCTTAAAGATATCATTATCTAACATCCCCTT
Encoded here:
- a CDS encoding ATP-binding cassette domain-containing protein, with translation MIQIKNIRKTYTSNNISVDALKNISLDIEKGDFYGIIGLSGAGKSTLIRLLNRLEEPTSGEIIVDKKDILGFNNFELQEYRKKTGMIFQHFNLMNSRSVGGNIAFALEVANYPKEKIKPRIIELLKLVELEDKIHSYPAQLSGGQKQRVAIARALANHPKVLLSDEATSALDPKTTKNILNLLKDIQKKLNLTIILITHQMEVIRDSCNKVAVLDGGNVVEVGEVTNIFSNPQTIITQEFIKHLIPEEEEEVAFSQKIGRKIIKISYIGATIDKPIISQLIRKFDIDISILAGSINKLVTNSVGYLILELNGEMEKQLKSIKWLKQNKLGIEVLYNG
- a CDS encoding ABC transporter permease: MDKIISLLLPAFNETIYMVFFSVIFSLLIGIPMGILLYVTKPDNILPMNKLNKVLDLIINIGRSFPFIILMILVLPISRFIIGTTIGSTASIVPLSVSAAPFVARIIEGAVSEVDRGIIEASISLGASKFEIITKVLIPEALPSLIHGITLTIINLIGYSAMAGAIGGGGLGDVAIRYGYQRFQVDIMIISVISIIILVQIVQFTGNSIVSKISARRK
- a CDS encoding MetQ/NlpA family ABC transporter substrate-binding protein, producing MKKIILLLTLIAIFIGCGKKEAAENNVLRVGASPSPHAEILNLIKDDLAKDGVQLETVEFTDYVTPNQALNDGEIDANFFQHLPYLESFSKDRGLDLSSVGGVFVSPLSLFSDKIKDISELEEGATIAIPNDPSNGGRALIILEKTGLIKLDPNAGLRATVLDITENPKKLNFKELDAAQLPRSLQDVDCAFINGNYALDAGIDPVNDAILREGKDSPYANIVAVKTENKGDEKVEALMRALHSEKVKNFITDKYKGIIAPTF
- a CDS encoding DUF3179 domain-containing protein, yielding MLKLYIFIFYSIITFGYSFEELNKNILSGGVPRDGIPAIGAPKYIKVRDSKKFMRDGDRVFVWEGNDFIKIIPQKILVWHEIINDKVAGEEVVITYCPLTSTVIGYKISGTTMGVSGKLLNSNLVMYDRKTKSLWPQIMGVSIDGKRKGEELDQFPLVWTKWDRVKKNYPDAYILSQRTGAIRNYQQDPYGDFSDKNSYYNKGGAFFPLMAKSDRLNPKTMVRGLIGKESQAAVSWDQVKRKKVVNIDIKEIKAVLFYDEELDTVRGFSREFQGDDLKFEVRDGKIVDNIEKRVWNSKGKSGKHHLAHYEGMDAFWFAWYAFYPNTQLVGDSDDKFE
- the pykF gene encoding pyruvate kinase PykF — protein: MKKTKIVCTIGPKSESKEMLTSLLKAGMNVMRLNFSHGNYVEHGGRIDTMREVIKETGIKAAILLDTKGPEIRTIKLEGGDDVILEAGQEFTITTDETIIGNKDIVAVTYKGLTEDLKAGNTILLDDGLVGLTVKEVTGNKVICTVNNTGALGENKGVNLPGVSVNLPALSEKDINDLKFGCEQGVDFVAASFIRKADDVRAVRKVLDENGGAKIQIISKIENQEGVDNFDEILELSNAIMVARGDLGVEIPVEEVPFAQKMMIDKCNEAGKMVITATQMLDSMIQNPRPTRAEAGDVANAILDGTDAVMLSGETAKGKYPVEAVSTMAQICKKTDSVMGYVHHDFRGDMSITEAVSKGTVEVAETLNAKLIFVATETGRAARNLRKYFPSAHIVALTNNETTANQLMLTKGVYPVMNTDSAIDDDVKTIEAFAGFAQIISKRYVEAVAGDVVVLSCGEELYKPGTTNTLKVITIK
- the pfkA gene encoding 6-phosphofructokinase, with the translated sequence MKRIAILTSGGDAPGMNAAIRSAAKLAFHHGIEVFGVRRGYKGMLDNDIFKMTSSDVSGIIDRGGTVLLSARLPEFKDPEVRKIAADNLKAHEIEGLVVIGGDGSFHGADLLYKEHGIKVIGIPGTIDNDIIGTDFTIGYDTTLNIIIEAMVRLRDTATSHERTYLVEVMGRDAGDLALYASLAAGGDGFFIPEAKDTVQDIADVIKERRAMGKLHDIILVSEGVGSAYEIGKDLKKIVDTELRITVLGHIQRGGSPSAFDRVLATKMGAKAIKELMAGESGMMICSESNKITTKFIDYAWNGIVDDTQKRKDIELAHILTK